A single genomic interval of Patescibacteria group bacterium harbors:
- the infA gene encoding translation initiation factor IF-1, protein MSSKDFIEMVGEVVELMPAASFKVMLENGHEILTHLSGKMRMNKIRLLPGDKVRIQISPYDLTKGRITYRL, encoded by the coding sequence ATCAGCTCCAAGGATTTTATTGAAATGGTCGGCGAAGTCGTAGAATTGATGCCGGCCGCCAGCTTTAAGGTCATGTTGGAAAATGGCCATGAAATTTTAACGCATCTTTCCGGCAAAATGAGAATGAATAAAATCAGGCTCTTACCCGGAGATAAAGTCAGAATTCAAATCAGCCCTTACGATTTAACCAAGGGCAGAATAACTTACAGATTATAA
- the rpmJ gene encoding 50S ribosomal protein L36, which translates to MKVRSSVKKICKDCKIIRRNGRVCVICKTPKHKQRQG; encoded by the coding sequence ATGAAAGTCAGAAGCAGCGTAAAAAAAATTTGCAAGGATTGTAAAATAATCAGGCGCAACGGCCGAGTTTGCGTTATTTGTAAAACTCCAAAACATAAGCAAAGGCAAGGCTAA